CAATTTTTGGTGGTTTGCGGTTGGATTTTTTAAAGGCATTTTCCTTTTTGGATTTTAAACGTCTTTCAATCGCTCCTTTTGAAGGTTTTGTTTTCTTTCGCGGTTTTGCGACTTTAAGGGTTTTCTGAAGCAATTCAACAAGCCTTTCAATAACGATAGCCTTGTTGCGGTGCTGACTTCGGGTTTCGCCGCATTGAAGAACTATTATTCCTTCGGAAGAAATTTTTGTGGAAAGTTTTGTTCGAAGACGTTCCTTTTCAATTTCTGAAAGTGCTTCGGAATTTTCTAAACTAAATGAAACCTCAACTTTTGAAGCCGTTTTGTTCACATGCTGCCCGCCCGGCCCGCTGCTGCGGATGGCTTTAAAGGAAAGTTCAGAAATTAAAACTTCGGCATTCATTGCGGTTGGTGTTCTTTATTCAAAAGGTCGTTCACCGTTTTTACAGGATTGAAAGTGATCAGCGGCACTTCTACAAAAACCGTGTTCCAGTTTGCCATCGCGCCATTCCAAAGTCCCGGAAGTTCCAATGCTTTTATAGGTTTTCCATAATATGATTTATGTGATATAAAACCTGTATCGGGATCTGAAAATTTCAGCAAATCATACTTTTTTCCTTTATAATTACGCAGTCCGCAAACCAAATCCACGGGATTAAAATGCGTTGCCTTTTCAACCAAAACCTTTTGTTGCGTATTGTTTTTATCAATTTGGGACATTTCCACTATTTGATAGGAAAGGTTTCCGTTTTTGTCTTTTATAAGAAATGGGCCGCCGCCCGGCGCGCCGGTATTTTCAACTACGCCGCAAACGCGGATGGGCCGCTTCAGGATTTTTAAAATTTCCTCTTTATATATAGGAGTGTTTTTTATGAAAAGTTCCTTGGAAATAAATTCGGAAGCGTTTTTCAAAACTTCTTCGGAAGGATTTGCAGCGTGAAGTTTTTCCACAAAACCAAAGATTTTTTGCTGAAGGGAAAGCATTTTTCCAGCGAGCACTTTTTTCTGAAAAGCGATGGTTTCCACATAATTTTGCGAAACCACGTTGTCAATATTTTTTATAAAAACGATGTCGGCATCCACTTCATTCAAATTTTCCAAAAGTGCCCCGTGCCCGGACGGACGAAAAACCAAATCGCCATTTTCATCTAAAAAAGCTTTGTTTTCAGTAGTTGCGGCAACTGTATCAGTTTCCTTTTTCTGAAAGGAATAGGAAATATTGAATCTTACGCCTGTTTTGTTCTCAACGGTTTCCTGAATTTCTTCATATCTTTTTTTGAACTTTTCCTCGTGTTCTTCCGAAACCGTAAAATGCAAATTGGCAATGCCGTTCGCGCTTGCATAAAACGCTGCTTCGTATAATTGTTCGTCAAAAGCGGTAACATAATTTTCGCCGTAATCGTGAAACGGAACGAGCCCTTTGGGCGTGTTGCTGAAATTGAGACCGGTTTCTTTTAGCATTTCCTTTACAAAGAAATAAAAGCGTTTTCCTTTTTCGAAATTTTTAAAATCGGGGAATTTCGCTTCCAATTTTTCTTTCACCAAAGAAGAAAAAGGAAATTTTTCAATTGATTCAAAAAAGATTTTCAAATTTCTATTCTCTTCCTTTTGAAGAAACGCATCGATGTCTTCATTTTCAAAATCATAATTCTCCAAAAACTGATGCAAAAACTTAAACATTCGCGTAGCAGCGCCCGAAGCTGGCACAAATTTCAGCAAATCAAGTCTGTCTTTTTCAGCTTCAAAAAGCGCTACAAAATGGTTTTGTTCCGTTTCTGAAAATACTGCAATGCCATTATCCGCCGAAGCTGGTTCAACAACATTTGCGAACGGGATCCCTTTCTTGAAAATTTCAAGTTGGCGTGCTACTTTAGCTTCGGAAAGCCCGTGATTCTTTATTTGTTGTATGTTTTTTTCTGTAAACATTTTATTCAATGTAATTGCAAGTTTCTTCGCGACCTTTGCGCCTTTGCGGTAAATTATCACCGCAGAGACGCAGAGAACGCAAAGGTTTTTACCTATTTAATAATGCGTCAATTATTTCGTTTGCTTTTTTAAACCGCTCTTCCTCGTTTCCCTTTAAAATTTTATACGGAAAACCCTGTTTTTTCAATTCGGCCTCGAAAATACGAAACATCTCCTTGCGGTTGTTCGGTCGGTCGCGCAAAATATCCGGTTCCCAAGGCGTGTCAACATATGTCAAAAGGTAGATGCTGTAATTGTTTTTGGTTGCTTCGGTTTTTATTTCCGAAGGACAAAATCCGTCGTAATAATATTCGGAATAGACTTTTAGTTCGAGCAGATTCGTATCGCAAATCAGCAGATTTTCAACTTTTTGAGAAACTTCATTTTCAAGTTGCAATTGCCCTTTTGCGATTGGAATTAAATCTTCTTTTTTAACTAATTTCTTTTCGGAATCCCACTTTTTTTGAAGGAATTCGCGCATATATTCGGGAACCCAAAGCGTTTTGTAGTGTTCCGACAACTGTTTTGCCAAGGTGGTTTTGCCAGTAGATTCGGGACCGTATAAAACTACTTTAATCAATTCAGCAGACTGGTTTCGGGTATGTTCAAGTTTTTCTTCCAAGCGCGGTATCCGTAAATGGCAATAATAGTAAATAAAAGATATTGAAACGAAGTAAACACGAGCCCTTTATAAAGGTAAAGTGGCACGGAAATTAAGTCGCCAATAATCCAATAGATCCAGTTTTCGAGTTTCTTTTTCGCCATAAGCCACATTCCCACGAAGAAAATTGCAGTCGTAATTGTGTCAACATAAGCTGTCCAACTGTTCCATTTTTCAAAATATTCGTACACACCAAAAACGAAAATAAGCGTTGCTATAAAAATGTAAATAGATTGTTTGTTTTCGGTTTTTGTGGCTTTTGTGATGGGCGTATAGTGGGTCGCATCCACTTTTCGAGTCCAAATATACCAGCCGTAAATGCTCATTGCAAAGTAATAGGCGTTTATCATCATATCGCCCAAAAGCCCGTAAACGGCAAGAATGTACACAAAAATTGCTGTGCTTATAATCCCCGTGGGATATACGAGAATATTATCCTGCTTGCTAAACCACACGCTCAAAAAACCAAAGAAAACGCCGATGAGTTCCAGCACTATTAAATGTGTGGGAACTTCGGCATATTGCGCAAAAAACCAATCAAAAATGGGGCTCATAGTCGCTGCGGTCTGATTTTACTATTTTGATGTAAAGCAAACCTCTTTCCACAGCTTCCAATGCAACTTTCATTTCTTTTTGAAGAAGGTTCATCACCGCATCATAATCGCCGTAAACCTGTGTGCTTAGCGGATTTTCCAAAACCGTCAGCCCAGAATTTCGAAGGCTTTTTATAAAATTGATTATTGCGGGTTCGTAATCGTCCTGTAAAGGCGTGAGGGTTAATTCTACTGAAATTTTCATTTTTTCATTTTTTTCAAAACTACGATTTTAAAAAGTTTTCAGTCGCAGTTTGCAGTTTTTGGAATCTGGTTTTTTAAGATTTGGAATTTACTCAAACGCCGTTCCCATCACAACCATATTTGCTCCAGCTTCGTAAGCGGTATTTTTTTGTGCTTCGGTTTTTATTCCACCGCCAACAATTAAAGGGATGTTGATTGCTTTTTTTACTTCGGAAATGATTTCGGGCTTTACAGGAAATTTTGCGCCGCTGCCCGCTTCCAAATAAATAATCTTCGCCCCCATAAATTGTCCCGCTAACGCCGTGTGCACAATGTTTTCAATATTTTCCTGCGGAAGCGGTTCCGTATTTGTCACTTTTGAAACCGCCGAATCATTTCCACCGTCAATCAAAATGTAACCTGTGGAAATAATTTCCAAAGAACTATTTTTCAATTTTGAAATAGATTTTATTTGCTGCCCAACTAAATATTCTGCATTTCTTCCTGAAAGCAAAGTCAAAAATAACAAAGCATCTGCTAATGGAGTAATGTGCGAATGATCGCCAGGAAACAAAAAAATTGGAAGCCTTGTTTCAGCTTTCAAAGCTTTTACCGTTTCTTCAGTTTCGCCATTTGCAACGGTACTTCCGCCCACAAAAAGGTGAGTGGTTTCCTTAGGAATTTGTTTCAAAAAAGAATTTGCTTCGGATACTTCAAACTTATCGGGGTCAATTAAAATAGCGAGTTGCTTTTCTTTTTCGGAAACGGATTTCTGAAGATTTTCATAAAAAATTTCTTTCATTTACTATTTTTCAGAAATAAGCGCATAGGCACAAGTGAATTGTTCAAATTCCAAAAAATCCACATCGTATTTTTGTTGTTTGTCCTCGTAAGTCACGGTAGCAGTGGTTTTGTTTTCATCGAGATTAAAGTCTTCCACATAAATATGTTCCAAAAAGCTTACCCCTTTTTCGGCAAAACTTTTATATAAAGATTCTTTGGCGCACCAAACTATAGTTAACTTTCGCATTAAAGCATCTTCATTTGCAAAAATCTTGTACGCTTTCAACGGGGTGAATTTATGTGCGATCCGCAAGATTTTGTGTCGCTGCATTTCAATATCAATTCCCACTTCTATATCACTAATTATTATTGCAGCGAAATTGAAGGAATGGGTAATGGAAATGTGCTTATCGCCTGTTAAATGCGGTTTTCCGTGTTCATCGTAATACAAATCGTGATCGGTATATCCATCCAAAGCCATCAAATGCCGAATACTCATAAAACCGCGACGGTGCAGGTCGCTCTTCATATTATTAACCCGGGTTGCACAATTATCGGTAAGTTGAATACCTTGGGAAAGTGCTTCAAAAGACTCTTCAATCTTCCAAATGAAGACTTTAGTATTGGGATTTACTGTTATAGTTTTGTAAAGTGGCATAAACTTTTAAAGGATATTTCGTAGTTTTGCGGACTTTAGATTTGAAATAATTTTTAACAAAAATCCGCTATTGCGGGTATAAAGATAACAAATATGTCAACGAAAACTGTGCCTTATACGGCGTACAAAGTAAAAGATATTTCCCTTGCTGATTGGGGAAGAAAAGAAATTGAGCTTGCAGAAGCAGAAATGCCAGGGCTTATGAGTTTACGTGAAGAGTACGGAAACGAGCAACCTTTGAAAGGGGCGCGTATTGCCGGTTGTCTCCATATGACCATCCAAACTGCAGTACTTATTGAAACGTTGAAAGCCTTGGGCGCTGAAGTTACTTGGAGCTCTTGCAACATTTTCTCTACACAGGACCACGCTGCCGCTGCAATTGCCGACGCTGGAATTCCAGTATATGCTTGGAAAGGAATGACCGAAGAGGAATTTGATTGGTGTATCGAGCAAACACTTTTTTTTGGCGAGGATCGCAAACCGTTGAATATGATTCTGGATGATGGTGGCGATTTAACAAATATGGTTTTGGACAAATACCCTGAACTTGCCGCTGGCGTAAAAGGTATTTCTGAAGAAACCACCACAGGTGTTCACCGTCTGTACGAGCGTATGAAAAAAGGCACATTGCCAATGCCGGCAATCAATATTAATGATAGCGTTACCAAAAGTAAATTCGACAATAAATATGGTTGCCGTGAAAGCGCCGTGGATGCAATCCGCCGTGCTACTGACATTATGATGGCAGGAAAACGTGTGGTAGTTTGTGGTTATGGCGATGTTGGTAAAGGAACTGCTGCTTCTTTTAAAGGGGCTGGAAGTATCGTTACAGTTACCGAAATTGATCCAATTTGTGCGTTACAAGCTGCAATGGACGGATTTGAAGTGAAGAAGTTGGAAACGGTTGTAGGCAATGCAGACATCATAATTACTACAACAGGCAACAAAGACATTGTTCGCGGTGAGCATTTTGAGGCGATGAAAGACAAAACTATAGTATGTAACATTGGGCATTTTGACAATGAAATTGCAGTAGCCTGGTTAAAGAAAAACCACGGACACACCCATGTTGAAATTAAGCCACAAGTTGATAAATACACCATCAACGGAAAAGACATTATTCTTTTGGCTGA
The Aequorivita iocasae genome window above contains:
- a CDS encoding geranylgeranylglyceryl/heptaprenylglyceryl phosphate synthase, with protein sequence MKEIFYENLQKSVSEKEKQLAILIDPDKFEVSEANSFLKQIPKETTHLFVGGSTVANGETEETVKALKAETRLPIFLFPGDHSHITPLADALLFLTLLSGRNAEYLVGQQIKSISKLKNSSLEIISTGYILIDGGNDSAVSKVTNTEPLPQENIENIVHTALAGQFMGAKIIYLEAGSGAKFPVKPEIISEVKKAINIPLIVGGGIKTEAQKNTAYEAGANMVVMGTAFE
- a CDS encoding AAA family ATPase, which gives rise to MIKVVLYGPESTGKTTLAKQLSEHYKTLWVPEYMREFLQKKWDSEKKLVKKEDLIPIAKGQLQLENEVSQKVENLLICDTNLLELKVYSEYYYDGFCPSEIKTEATKNNYSIYLLTYVDTPWEPDILRDRPNNRKEMFRIFEAELKKQGFPYKILKGNEEERFKKANEIIDALLNR
- a CDS encoding DUF4301 family protein — its product is MFTEKNIQQIKNHGLSEAKVARQLEIFKKGIPFANVVEPASADNGIAVFSETEQNHFVALFEAEKDRLDLLKFVPASGAATRMFKFLHQFLENYDFENEDIDAFLQKEENRNLKIFFESIEKFPFSSLVKEKLEAKFPDFKNFEKGKRFYFFVKEMLKETGLNFSNTPKGLVPFHDYGENYVTAFDEQLYEAAFYASANGIANLHFTVSEEHEEKFKKRYEEIQETVENKTGVRFNISYSFQKKETDTVAATTENKAFLDENGDLVFRPSGHGALLENLNEVDADIVFIKNIDNVVSQNYVETIAFQKKVLAGKMLSLQQKIFGFVEKLHAANPSEEVLKNASEFISKELFIKNTPIYKEEILKILKRPIRVCGVVENTGAPGGGPFLIKDKNGNLSYQIVEMSQIDKNNTQQKVLVEKATHFNPVDLVCGLRNYKGKKYDLLKFSDPDTGFISHKSYYGKPIKALELPGLWNGAMANWNTVFVEVPLITFNPVKTVNDLLNKEHQPQ
- the arfB gene encoding alternative ribosome rescue aminoacyl-tRNA hydrolase ArfB, which produces MNAEVLISELSFKAIRSSGPGGQHVNKTASKVEVSFSLENSEALSEIEKERLRTKLSTKISSEGIIVLQCGETRSQHRNKAIVIERLVELLQKTLKVAKPRKKTKPSKGAIERRLKSKKENAFKKSNRKPPKIE
- the pnuC gene encoding nicotinamide riboside transporter PnuC, with the protein product MSPIFDWFFAQYAEVPTHLIVLELIGVFFGFLSVWFSKQDNILVYPTGIISTAIFVYILAVYGLLGDMMINAYYFAMSIYGWYIWTRKVDATHYTPITKATKTENKQSIYIFIATLIFVFGVYEYFEKWNSWTAYVDTITTAIFFVGMWLMAKKKLENWIYWIIGDLISVPLYLYKGLVFTSFQYLLFTIIAIYGYRAWKKNLNIPETSLLN
- a CDS encoding thiamine-binding protein — encoded protein: MKISVELTLTPLQDDYEPAIINFIKSLRNSGLTVLENPLSTQVYGDYDAVMNLLQKEMKVALEAVERGLLYIKIVKSDRSDYEPHF
- the ahcY gene encoding adenosylhomocysteinase, producing the protein MSTKTVPYTAYKVKDISLADWGRKEIELAEAEMPGLMSLREEYGNEQPLKGARIAGCLHMTIQTAVLIETLKALGAEVTWSSCNIFSTQDHAAAAIADAGIPVYAWKGMTEEEFDWCIEQTLFFGEDRKPLNMILDDGGDLTNMVLDKYPELAAGVKGISEETTTGVHRLYERMKKGTLPMPAININDSVTKSKFDNKYGCRESAVDAIRRATDIMMAGKRVVVCGYGDVGKGTAASFKGAGSIVTVTEIDPICALQAAMDGFEVKKLETVVGNADIIITTTGNKDIVRGEHFEAMKDKTIVCNIGHFDNEIAVAWLKKNHGHTHVEIKPQVDKYTINGKDIILLAEGRLVNLGCATGHPSFVMSNSFTNQTLAQIELWKNGENYENEVYMLPKHLDEKVAKLHLEKIGVELTELSEEQAEYIGVTVEGPFKPEYYRY
- a CDS encoding 4'-phosphopantetheinyl transferase family protein; the protein is MPLYKTITVNPNTKVFIWKIEESFEALSQGIQLTDNCATRVNNMKSDLHRRGFMSIRHLMALDGYTDHDLYYDEHGKPHLTGDKHISITHSFNFAAIIISDIEVGIDIEMQRHKILRIAHKFTPLKAYKIFANEDALMRKLTIVWCAKESLYKSFAEKGVSFLEHIYVEDFNLDENKTTATVTYEDKQQKYDVDFLEFEQFTCAYALISEK